Sequence from the Chloroflexota bacterium genome:
GCACCACTATTTCGAGTTCCGCGCGCACGCGCGCGCGTTCGCGCACTGCAAACAAATCGTGCGTGTCGAGAAACGCGCGATGCTTGCCGATCCAATCCACCACCTCCGCGACGCCGTCGCCCTGGGTCGCAATCGTCTTGAGCACCGGCGGTCGCCAGTCGCCTTCCTTCACCGGCTTGAGGTTCAAATTCATTTCGAGCGCGGCAACCGTCGCGCTCACTTCGTCGTGGTCCGCTTTGTTGACGACGAGCACATCCGCGATTTCGAGAATGCCGGCTTTGATCGCCTGAATATCGTCGCCCAGTCCCGGCGCTTCGACGACGACCGTTGTGTGCGCGTTCTTCGCAATGTCCACTTCGTTCTGTCCCGCGCCGACTGTTTCGACGAGCACCACTCCAAACCCGGCGGCGTCGAGCACTTTGACCGCATCGGCGGTCGCCGCCGCGAGTCCGCCGAGCGAACCGCGCGTCGCCATCGAGCGAATGAACACACCCACATCGCCAGATAAATCTTGCATCCGCAGACGATCGCCCAGGATCGCGCCGCCGCTGAACGGACTGGTCGGGTCTACAGCAATAATGCCGACGCGTGCTCCGCGTCGGCGATACTGTTTGGCGATGGCGTTGACGAGCGTGCTTTTGCCGGTGCCCGGCGCGCCGGTAATCCCGACGATGTGCGCGCGACCGGTGAAGCGAAAGAGCGCCGCGACCACCTCACGCGCATTCGCGCCGCCCCGCTCGACCGCGCTGATCGCGCGTGCGACGGCACGCGGATTGCCCGCGCGCACCGCTTCGATCTGTGCCGGTTCCACTACGCGGCAGCTCCGCGACGCGCCGCGACTTGATCGCAGA
This genomic interval carries:
- the meaB gene encoding methylmalonyl Co-A mutase-associated GTPase MeaB — protein: MEPAQIEAVRAGNPRAVARAISAVERGGANAREVVAALFRFTGRAHIVGITGAPGTGKSTLVNAIAKQYRRRGARVGIIAVDPTSPFSGGAILGDRLRMQDLSGDVGVFIRSMATRGSLGGLAAATADAVKVLDAAGFGVVLVETVGAGQNEVDIAKNAHTTVVVEAPGLGDDIQAIKAGILEIADVLVVNKADHDEVSATVAALEMNLNLKPVKEGDWRPPVLKTIATQGDGVAEVVDWIGKHRAFLDTHDLFAVRERARVRAELEIVVQREWMARLLGGVNGTRVNSLVEKIATRECDVYSAAESLIGLKQ